The following coding sequences are from one Leptospira stimsonii window:
- a CDS encoding phage baseplate plug family protein, translating to MPTFKYLPFSSDTFPIRNEYEIDGKDFEFEFNYNSVGDFISVLVRNSEGETLFTSKLIYGVPLNRSVVEGFPNHIQLIPLDLEDLYRDEFIEVPINKTTFGSTVQIYIVEEI from the coding sequence ATGCCAACGTTTAAATATTTACCTTTTAGTTCAGATACTTTTCCAATTCGAAATGAATACGAAATCGATGGAAAGGATTTTGAATTTGAATTCAACTACAACTCTGTGGGTGACTTCATTTCTGTTTTGGTTCGAAACTCGGAAGGCGAAACTTTATTCACTTCAAAACTCATATACGGTGTTCCTCTAAATCGTTCCGTTGTCGAAGGTTTTCCAAATCATATTCAACTAATCCCTTTAGACCTGGAAGATTTATATAGAGACGAATTTATCGAAGTCCCGATAAACAAAACAACTTTTGGCTCTACGGTCCAAATTTATATTGTGGAGGAAATATGA
- a CDS encoding phage neck terminator protein — translation MKFEDIRSVMDKLQAVLEVYYPGIKVELGDQDAETPSYPFGSYKVLVLNQDGTKSSSSWIEAVDTDQFKQVSRKNQHASISMAFLHDKSIATCWDLSEKAMDWFDSIEGLTECEKLGITPQLITGDVQDRTTVLESVQYEYKTGFDVMFKSRKLSETQVQATASAPSVEFQEEA, via the coding sequence ATGAAATTCGAAGATATAAGATCCGTGATGGATAAACTTCAAGCAGTCTTAGAAGTATATTATCCCGGAATCAAAGTTGAACTGGGAGATCAAGATGCAGAAACACCTTCTTACCCATTTGGCTCGTATAAGGTTCTCGTTTTAAATCAAGACGGAACGAAAAGTTCGTCTTCTTGGATTGAAGCAGTCGATACCGATCAGTTTAAACAAGTCTCTCGGAAAAATCAACACGCATCAATCAGCATGGCCTTCTTACACGATAAGTCCATCGCAACCTGTTGGGATCTTTCCGAAAAAGCAATGGATTGGTTTGATTCAATCGAAGGACTTACAGAATGCGAAAAATTAGGAATCACTCCGCAACTGATCACAGGCGACGTGCAAGATCGAACTACAGTTTTGGAATCAGTGCAGTATGAATACAAGACCGGATTTGATGTGATGTTCAAATCCAGAAAGTTAAGCGAAACACAAGTTCAAGCAACCGCAAGCGCGCCTTCGGTTGAATTTCAGGAGGAAGCATGA
- a CDS encoding phage structural protein codes for MNGIWDPKKLNVNCNGREVSGMSQADGFFKIEPVTKEYIMSQVGIKGDWNISEVYDGRVKLSIVLMGDSPENEFFFAMGEGRLPCVFTVKDKSDGGMLGFSAQGRVWERPTIERGKEYKDRTWVFLLPDYKGVLTT; via the coding sequence ATGAATGGAATTTGGGACCCAAAGAAACTAAACGTAAACTGTAACGGACGTGAAGTTTCCGGAATGAGTCAAGCAGACGGCTTCTTTAAAATCGAACCCGTTACGAAAGAATACATCATGTCTCAAGTCGGAATCAAAGGGGATTGGAATATCTCTGAGGTGTATGATGGAAGAGTAAAACTCTCAATCGTTCTTATGGGAGACTCGCCCGAGAATGAATTCTTTTTCGCGATGGGAGAAGGACGTCTTCCATGTGTGTTCACCGTAAAGGATAAGAGTGACGGAGGAATGCTCGGATTCTCTGCACAAGGGAGAGTTTGGGAAAGACCAACAATCGAACGAGGGAAGGAATACAAGGACAGAACTTGGGTATTCCTCCTTCCAGACTATAAAGGAGTTTTAACAACATGA
- a CDS encoding DUF3383 family protein, translated as MSAQTISKIDPIRINIFLRNTPVSQMGFGLPMILGIKAPIYFLQVLNGSAGLIWKSANSGVVNVQVKYVVSGNSTSLSVVRSGTGTSNDPYLITVNVGTDLTGLPTSTAHQIKLAAEAVSNVAGASKIVDVSEVVNTGSGIVSAFSQAALTYERYMEITSADDLLELGFSSSDKEYNQATKVFRQTPRPKTVAVFLLTAWATAPEEIASLRNTGKDSWFKTVATVHTKSEIQALADYLASIEKMYFACTDDITALVGRNSIWEYFMLHKNPDSFPEAAWVGNTAPRRVGSYNYAYLPLDGVENSGYTNSQTSSIFSDNGNLIVDFGGAQVPFPGISTGNVYADVVENRAWLKARLRENITSLFLNSDVVPYTIQGIQMIEARMREVFVQAGVQGIIALVETEADKARSDLGDYQYKINLPEAIDEIPTNDRNNRVLPNITFSCRLRGAINEVDIDGELT; from the coding sequence ATGAGCGCACAAACTATTTCCAAAATCGATCCGATCAGGATTAATATTTTTCTAAGAAACACACCTGTATCTCAAATGGGATTCGGGTTGCCAATGATCTTAGGGATCAAAGCACCGATCTATTTCTTACAGGTCTTGAACGGTTCCGCCGGTCTCATCTGGAAATCTGCAAATTCCGGGGTCGTTAACGTTCAAGTGAAATACGTCGTATCTGGAAACAGCACGTCCCTTTCGGTTGTCCGTTCCGGAACTGGCACATCGAACGATCCATACTTGATTACGGTAAATGTCGGAACCGACTTGACCGGTCTTCCGACTTCTACTGCTCATCAAATCAAACTTGCGGCTGAAGCGGTCTCCAACGTAGCCGGTGCTAGCAAGATCGTTGACGTTAGCGAAGTCGTCAATACCGGAAGCGGAATTGTTTCGGCATTTTCTCAAGCCGCTTTGACCTATGAGCGATACATGGAGATCACCTCGGCGGATGATCTTCTTGAACTTGGGTTTTCGTCTTCCGATAAAGAATACAACCAAGCGACAAAAGTTTTTAGACAAACTCCGAGACCAAAGACAGTGGCTGTCTTTCTTTTAACTGCATGGGCAACTGCACCCGAAGAAATTGCGAGTCTGAGAAACACCGGGAAAGATTCCTGGTTTAAGACCGTCGCTACGGTTCACACCAAAAGTGAAATCCAGGCGTTAGCCGACTATCTCGCATCGATCGAGAAGATGTATTTTGCCTGCACAGACGACATCACAGCTCTGGTCGGAAGAAACTCAATCTGGGAATACTTCATGCTTCATAAGAACCCAGACTCGTTTCCGGAAGCGGCGTGGGTCGGAAATACAGCTCCTCGTAGAGTGGGATCGTATAACTATGCCTACCTTCCATTGGATGGAGTGGAAAATTCCGGATACACAAACTCGCAAACGTCCTCGATATTTTCAGACAATGGAAATTTGATCGTCGATTTTGGTGGAGCGCAAGTTCCGTTTCCTGGAATTTCTACAGGAAACGTTTACGCGGACGTCGTAGAAAATCGTGCTTGGTTGAAAGCAAGATTGAGGGAGAACATCACGAGTCTATTTCTGAATTCAGACGTCGTTCCATATACGATCCAAGGAATCCAAATGATCGAAGCGCGTATGCGTGAAGTTTTCGTTCAAGCCGGTGTTCAAGGAATCATTGCACTGGTTGAGACGGAAGCGGACAAAGCCCGCTCTGATCTTGGAGACTATCAATACAAAATCAACTTACCCGAAGCGATCGATGAGATCCCTACAAACGACAGGAACAATCGTGTTCTTCCGAACATCACGTTCTCCTGTCGTTTGCGTGGTGCGATTAACGAAGTCGACATTGACGGTGAACTAACCTAA
- a CDS encoding DUF2634 domain-containing protein, which yields MKGLKIENRDIVRVDGVPVVIEGLEYYSQRIKHSIRLTLGESIFEPLTGVDWTTIFSTKIPKERVLFEIKRVILKDPETISLQSLETIENPDSERTLTIQFSAITEFGILTEVV from the coding sequence ATGAAAGGTTTGAAAATTGAAAATCGGGACATCGTTCGAGTAGATGGAGTGCCAGTGGTCATTGAAGGTTTAGAATATTACTCACAGCGAATCAAACACTCTATTCGACTAACTCTTGGAGAATCTATATTTGAACCTCTAACAGGCGTTGATTGGACTACTATCTTTTCAACTAAGATTCCAAAAGAGCGAGTTCTATTTGAAATCAAACGAGTCATTTTGAAAGATCCTGAAACAATTTCACTGCAAAGTCTTGAGACAATTGAGAACCCTGATAGTGAAAGAACTTTAACAATTCAATTTTCTGCAATTACTGAATTTGGAATACTAACGGAGGTCGTGTAA
- a CDS encoding phage protein, with amino-acid sequence MIGNPKLFGRTVSLEILPKVGLGKEFTYPPFNLEFESDLSALNLTKVSLLNVNEDTIQLVGAKSKGASFLYPTALLSAGYNDENGLVVSGEVIYPKFRQDGPNKILEFTISANAGSWNTFYIMKTYSRLPAQTVILDILTQGNIKPGTIVLGENRVINFSATRSLGECIKSFCELTGSQYWMQDGLLHISPLDPPSKPSTIFLDNSSGLIGVPEKSQKTWKVTSLFRHKFKLNMVIAVKGGSLDGECRIVKGKHRFSTFQTTNYTELEVLPL; translated from the coding sequence ATGATCGGAAATCCAAAGCTCTTTGGCCGAACTGTTTCATTGGAAATTCTTCCGAAGGTAGGACTTGGAAAGGAGTTTACTTATCCTCCATTCAACCTTGAATTCGAATCAGATCTTTCCGCTTTAAATTTGACTAAGGTTTCTCTATTGAATGTGAATGAAGACACAATTCAGTTGGTCGGAGCAAAATCGAAAGGTGCGAGTTTTCTTTATCCCACGGCTTTGTTGAGCGCAGGATATAACGATGAGAACGGACTCGTCGTTTCTGGTGAAGTGATCTATCCAAAGTTTAGACAAGATGGACCGAACAAAATATTAGAATTCACGATCTCGGCAAACGCAGGATCTTGGAACACTTTCTATATAATGAAAACATATAGTAGGCTTCCGGCTCAAACTGTAATCCTTGATATTCTTACCCAAGGAAATATAAAACCGGGAACGATTGTATTAGGAGAAAACAGGGTTATCAATTTTAGTGCTACGAGATCGTTAGGAGAGTGTATCAAAAGTTTTTGCGAATTAACGGGTTCTCAATACTGGATGCAAGACGGACTTCTCCATATTTCGCCACTCGATCCCCCTTCAAAACCGAGCACAATTTTCTTAGATAATTCCTCCGGACTTATCGGAGTTCCTGAAAAGAGTCAAAAGACTTGGAAAGTTACGAGCCTATTTCGCCACAAGTTTAAGTTGAACATGGTCATTGCAGTCAAAGGAGGTAGTTTGGATGGAGAATGTCGAATCGTAAAAGGAAAACATCGCTTCTCAACATTCCAAACAACGAACTACACTGAGTTAGAGGTTTTGCCATTATGA
- a CDS encoding LA_1064 family peroxide-responsive upregulated protein — MIQILVRETVIEIAGKEKARIQLLPVAAFNSHEGLLEYCGKKGYRKSGSGLESEFYRDSELKEFKEQIKSYFGVEQQMKLHERFIILEQELKN; from the coding sequence ATGATTCAAATTCTTGTGAGAGAAACAGTTATAGAAATTGCAGGCAAGGAAAAGGCAAGAATTCAACTCCTTCCCGTTGCCGCATTCAATTCCCATGAAGGACTATTGGAGTATTGCGGCAAAAAAGGATATAGAAAATCAGGTTCAGGACTTGAATCAGAATTCTATAGAGACAGCGAGTTGAAGGAATTCAAAGAACAAATCAAATCTTATTTTGGAGTTGAACAACAAATGAAATTACATGAACGATTCATAATATTAGAGCAGGAGCTAAAGAACTGA
- a CDS encoding LIC12611 family phage tail protein encodes MPVRQLNIALKTNKGDTTDALKQVKEELNAVKKQFSDLGGSLDLFTDAQAASFKEFGESIGDSLAGKADPAISELAKKFKTTESNMERLISKARGELKLESELEATAKAAGLTDKELEKLNQEMSDTANSANSLSGMLKQVAAIGIAFAVGSFATASIEAATALEKQNGILQTLSGTQYPKLQSAITQTIQNSKGLASEGSLSQVANDAMKAGMSVDFISKNLSGLQQVAEVTGNDLSTSMNEAYQSIQTGSDDFLKKNGALFSSYTKEFNQINNSAMTEVSKRLAREKLISNALKENSSLQDAYGSHLKSSSAIFQAYNQRLGDLKEIFGKILLDGMKPFLSMFVSILEYFTVGENSVNRVKGGLIIFGAVFTGVLVAITAKMIAASAVTAGGMIPALYGMATAGWAAIAPWLPFIAIGAAVAATIASIVLIVDDLLVWMDGGESIIGEFLGPFKDFDLKKLFGQAFDYLINLAKKYGKFIIMALFPISFIFAYFDEIIDWFKSLPSVIENLFKELGPKIREAFSGFLPSGFFKAGTPGRADNSTNVNDAIITKTGRVIHTHPDDNLVAVKDLGSLGRSKSSGGIIVNIDKVVLGSESPQENAHIFAKYLERELEKIAIKIGLGSGLSPEAI; translated from the coding sequence ATGCCAGTCAGACAACTCAACATCGCTCTTAAAACAAACAAAGGTGATACAACTGACGCCCTTAAGCAAGTTAAGGAAGAATTGAACGCAGTAAAAAAGCAGTTCTCTGATCTTGGAGGTTCTCTCGATCTATTCACGGATGCGCAGGCCGCCTCCTTTAAAGAATTCGGCGAATCGATTGGAGATAGCCTTGCCGGAAAAGCAGATCCCGCAATTTCCGAACTTGCGAAAAAGTTCAAAACTACGGAATCGAACATGGAAAGGCTTATTTCAAAAGCGCGTGGAGAACTTAAACTTGAGTCTGAGTTAGAGGCTACCGCGAAAGCCGCCGGTCTTACAGATAAAGAACTTGAAAAGCTAAATCAGGAAATGTCTGATACCGCAAATAGCGCAAACTCACTTTCGGGAATGCTTAAGCAAGTGGCGGCGATTGGAATCGCCTTCGCCGTTGGTTCTTTCGCGACGGCCTCCATTGAAGCGGCCACTGCATTAGAAAAACAGAATGGAATCCTTCAGACTCTTTCTGGCACGCAATATCCAAAGCTACAATCTGCGATCACACAAACAATTCAGAATTCAAAAGGTCTGGCTTCAGAAGGGAGTCTTTCGCAAGTCGCGAATGACGCGATGAAAGCGGGAATGTCCGTTGATTTCATTTCCAAGAATCTTTCAGGACTTCAACAAGTTGCGGAGGTCACAGGCAATGACCTGTCCACTTCTATGAATGAAGCCTACCAATCTATCCAAACAGGTTCCGATGATTTTCTAAAAAAGAACGGTGCGCTTTTCTCTTCTTATACAAAAGAATTCAATCAAATCAATAACTCTGCAATGACCGAAGTGTCCAAGCGGCTTGCACGGGAAAAACTCATCTCTAACGCGCTCAAAGAAAACTCTTCGCTTCAAGATGCTTATGGTTCTCATTTAAAATCGTCTTCTGCAATTTTTCAGGCATACAATCAAAGACTCGGAGACTTGAAGGAGATATTTGGAAAAATCCTTTTGGATGGAATGAAACCATTCCTTTCAATGTTTGTTAGTATATTAGAATATTTTACTGTCGGTGAGAATTCAGTCAATCGAGTCAAAGGTGGCCTTATTATCTTCGGGGCAGTCTTTACTGGGGTTCTCGTTGCAATCACTGCCAAAATGATTGCGGCGTCGGCAGTTACCGCGGGAGGAATGATTCCCGCTCTTTACGGAATGGCTACGGCAGGCTGGGCGGCTATTGCACCTTGGCTTCCTTTCATTGCAATTGGAGCCGCTGTCGCCGCCACTATTGCCTCGATCGTATTAATTGTGGACGATCTTCTTGTTTGGATGGATGGAGGAGAATCGATCATAGGCGAATTTTTAGGTCCATTTAAAGATTTCGATTTAAAGAAACTCTTTGGGCAAGCATTCGACTATCTGATAAATCTTGCAAAGAAATATGGAAAGTTCATCATTATGGCTCTCTTTCCGATTTCCTTCATTTTCGCTTACTTCGATGAAATTATAGATTGGTTTAAGTCACTTCCTTCTGTAATCGAAAATCTTTTCAAAGAGTTAGGTCCAAAAATTAGAGAAGCATTCAGTGGTTTTTTGCCTTCTGGGTTTTTCAAAGCAGGAACACCTGGGAGGGCAGATAATTCGACGAATGTGAATGATGCTATCATAACGAAGACTGGTCGGGTGATCCACACGCATCCCGATGACAACTTAGTTGCTGTAAAAGATTTAGGTTCTCTTGGAAGGTCTAAATCATCTGGAGGGATCATCGTCAATATCGATAAAGTTGTATTAGGTTCTGAATCCCCCCAAGAAAATGCTCACATATTCGCAAAGTATTTAGAACGAGAACTGGAAAAGATTGCAATTAAAATCGGTCTTGGCTCGGGCCTTTCGCCAGAGGCTATTTGA
- a CDS encoding phage tail protein: protein MKTIEEVLQKYPTSLFTRDPDSEIGRKWKADLDLLNEVRSVLESIKFTTDYRIQNGAILDLIGKNLKQPRNGMDDFRYRIFLSIARQKQKSKGDIYSMNEIGSQILAGTGTLYEIQELCYSGIPMYLDGSLTLNGEYPLSGSSKRPATIRVIFSGSIDTVVVAPEFNKAIAQIRAGGVRSIINYRFETSTLSGRLYGFALRSSILDGTWPLNGFTILSGDDVGIQPYEIAFGTGGFVSGSPRMPQVSDTGLQNEIFRKLVEIQNNPDGTRSFKATIKQSELIGININEIGLFDEDGDLLFLKTFPSKPKDNLIVYDFIIKEEFQ, encoded by the coding sequence ATGAAGACGATCGAAGAAGTCCTTCAAAAATATCCTACCTCTCTCTTTACTCGTGATCCAGATTCCGAAATCGGAAGGAAGTGGAAAGCTGATCTCGATTTGTTAAACGAAGTTCGCTCTGTATTGGAGTCGATTAAATTCACGACAGATTATAGAATTCAAAATGGAGCGATCCTTGATCTTATTGGTAAGAACCTCAAACAACCACGGAATGGAATGGATGATTTTAGGTATCGTATCTTTCTTTCCATCGCAAGACAAAAGCAAAAATCTAAAGGTGACATCTATTCGATGAACGAAATCGGTTCGCAGATCCTTGCAGGAACTGGAACGTTATACGAAATACAAGAGTTATGTTATTCCGGAATTCCCATGTATCTGGACGGATCGTTGACACTCAACGGTGAGTATCCGCTTTCGGGTAGTTCGAAAAGACCGGCTACAATTCGAGTTATTTTTTCCGGTTCTATTGATACCGTTGTAGTAGCTCCAGAGTTCAACAAAGCCATCGCTCAAATTAGAGCTGGTGGTGTTCGTTCAATTATAAACTACCGATTTGAGACTTCTACTTTATCAGGAAGGCTTTATGGATTTGCTCTTCGATCATCAATCTTAGATGGAACATGGCCGCTCAACGGTTTTACGATTCTCTCGGGGGACGACGTAGGAATTCAACCGTATGAAATCGCATTCGGCACTGGCGGATTCGTTTCGGGATCGCCTCGTATGCCTCAAGTATCCGATACCGGGTTACAGAACGAGATATTTAGAAAGTTAGTTGAGATTCAAAATAATCCGGATGGGACAAGAAGTTTTAAAGCGACGATAAAACAGTCCGAACTCATCGGAATAAATATAAACGAGATCGGTTTATTTGACGAGGATGGTGACCTTCTCTTTTTGAAAACTTTCCCTTCAAAGCCGAAAGATAATCTTATAGTTTATGATTTCATAATAAAAGAGGAGTTCCAATGA
- a CDS encoding Gp138 family membrane-puncturing spike protein, whose translation MTLDEAILKAIKKSLSQVQVGLPGTIETFNSSKMTANVKLLLKQKDGQGEEIDFPVLSNIRVGTLWAGDFFIKPDYKRGDKVWVSFSTHDTSNAVRGISSVASESLFDLQSAFVQSGFKGELDAPALTSNFSGLLIGHKQGKSLIQLDDDIIKIRGGLIDLSESAVLGETLAELLKMILDVFINNASTFTTNTVPSSPAGLAASVITQLNLRKAEVDQILSGKVKIG comes from the coding sequence ATTACACTTGATGAAGCAATATTGAAAGCAATTAAGAAGAGTCTCTCTCAGGTTCAAGTTGGGCTTCCCGGAACAATAGAGACATTTAATTCGTCCAAAATGACAGCTAACGTGAAATTACTTTTAAAACAGAAAGACGGCCAGGGAGAGGAAATCGATTTTCCGGTCCTTTCTAATATTCGAGTAGGAACGCTTTGGGCTGGCGATTTCTTTATAAAGCCGGACTACAAGCGCGGGGATAAGGTATGGGTTTCTTTCTCAACTCATGATACGTCCAACGCAGTTCGTGGAATTTCATCTGTAGCTTCTGAATCGTTATTCGATCTTCAAAGTGCTTTTGTGCAATCCGGATTTAAAGGAGAACTCGACGCACCTGCGCTCACATCCAATTTCTCCGGATTATTGATCGGACATAAGCAAGGAAAATCTCTGATTCAACTCGATGACGATATTATAAAGATTCGAGGTGGACTCATTGATCTTTCGGAATCGGCGGTATTAGGTGAAACGTTAGCCGAACTTCTAAAAATGATTCTCGATGTTTTCATAAATAACGCATCCACTTTTACAACGAATACCGTTCCGAGTTCTCCGGCTGGTCTTGCGGCGTCCGTCATAACTCAACTCAATTTGAGAAAAGCAGAAGTAGACCAAATTCTTTCAGGAAAGGTAAAGATCGGATGA
- a CDS encoding baseplate J/gp47 family protein: protein MAGVTEQGFIRKSREEIISDLETKYRTHLGADIDLSIVSEDGVRMRILADELDEIHQLAEDVFYSNFADTATGVSLDRVLNPLGSERQPAKRAIVGLLFTGVNGSFVNIGTICQTGNGLQFITIESGNISGGTILLNAQALLIDYGISGNVEANSITTINTAVIGIDSVTNPEPARGGRSIETGIEFLNRFLEEGVNGGSSASNVQGALNNIESVLSARVYENVGDFVDVEGRNPHSMEAVIEGGTPTEIGDCFLKNWPGGIESMGSETTTLIDNKGVPRTYYFNRPTDVPIFVKIDIVRDLSLWETGSESIVKTNCIKVIGGVDTIGLISTSYKGDGTGEDVFAWKLIASQNGLSEYNSVKVLGIKSMAVKVGLSSPGTLDELPISSRQRAKLVTANIQVNFA from the coding sequence ATGGCTGGAGTCACAGAGCAAGGATTCATTCGTAAATCCAGAGAAGAAATCATTTCTGACTTAGAAACAAAGTATAGAACTCATCTTGGGGCTGACATCGACTTATCAATCGTAAGTGAAGACGGCGTAAGAATGCGAATTCTCGCGGATGAGTTAGATGAAATTCATCAATTGGCGGAGGACGTCTTCTATTCGAACTTCGCAGATACCGCAACCGGAGTTTCTCTTGATAGAGTTCTAAATCCATTAGGATCGGAAAGACAACCGGCAAAGCGCGCAATCGTAGGTCTTCTTTTCACAGGAGTGAACGGCTCTTTTGTAAACATAGGAACGATCTGTCAGACAGGAAACGGCTTGCAGTTTATAACGATCGAGTCCGGAAACATTTCCGGAGGGACTATCCTTCTCAATGCCCAAGCCTTGCTCATCGACTACGGTATTTCCGGAAACGTTGAAGCGAATTCGATTACTACGATCAACACAGCCGTGATCGGAATCGACTCAGTTACGAATCCAGAACCCGCACGAGGTGGAAGGTCAATTGAAACAGGTATAGAATTTCTTAATCGGTTTCTTGAAGAAGGAGTAAACGGAGGATCTTCAGCCTCAAACGTTCAAGGTGCGCTAAATAATATTGAATCGGTTCTCTCTGCAAGAGTCTACGAAAACGTCGGTGACTTTGTGGACGTAGAGGGTAGAAATCCTCACTCTATGGAAGCAGTGATCGAGGGTGGGACTCCTACTGAAATCGGAGATTGCTTCTTAAAGAATTGGCCAGGTGGAATTGAATCGATGGGATCTGAAACTACCACTCTGATAGATAACAAAGGAGTTCCACGGACCTACTACTTCAATCGTCCAACGGATGTTCCTATTTTTGTTAAGATCGACATCGTTAGAGATCTTTCACTTTGGGAAACCGGTTCCGAATCCATCGTAAAAACGAATTGTATCAAAGTGATTGGCGGTGTCGATACGATCGGACTGATTTCAACTTCATATAAGGGTGATGGAACAGGCGAAGACGTTTTCGCGTGGAAGTTGATCGCTTCTCAGAACGGTCTTTCAGAATACAATTCAGTCAAGGTGCTTGGAATCAAATCTATGGCTGTTAAGGTTGGTCTTTCTTCTCCTGGGACATTAGACGAACTTCCGATTAGCAGTCGTCAAAGGGCAAAACTCGTTACGGCAAATATTCAGGTTAATTTTGCATGA
- a CDS encoding phage baseplate protein has translation MGVLSKITGRDTVALTDGDDEVELNVSFDIQHTYPAEITQHPIEKEKGKTSVTDHVIPGQRGITLSALVTSSFSITTLTKMKVDDKLETLIRWQTNGTFLTMLGYTTGGIITKILSMLPSFFRYVPPDDPDKRYLGRSIDEIPNLLLGDITFSESKDTGDDVSINLSIYPVQIVEAKTRNLNAVKSGGKKPVKEITKTDNPNPAKKGIFKSLF, from the coding sequence ATGGGAGTCTTAAGTAAAATCACGGGACGGGATACGGTTGCTTTAACGGATGGTGACGATGAAGTAGAACTCAATGTTTCCTTTGATATACAACATACTTACCCGGCTGAGATAACACAGCATCCGATTGAAAAGGAGAAAGGGAAAACCTCGGTTACGGATCATGTGATTCCTGGTCAAAGAGGAATTACTTTATCAGCTCTTGTCACATCCTCATTCTCGATCACCACTCTTACAAAGATGAAGGTGGATGACAAATTGGAAACCCTGATTCGTTGGCAAACGAACGGAACTTTCTTAACGATGCTCGGCTATACAACCGGTGGGATCATCACTAAAATCCTTTCTATGCTTCCTTCTTTTTTTCGGTATGTGCCTCCCGATGATCCCGATAAAAGATACTTAGGCAGATCCATAGATGAAATTCCGAACCTCCTTTTAGGAGACATTACGTTTTCTGAATCTAAGGATACCGGGGATGACGTTAGTATAAATCTTTCTATTTACCCTGTTCAAATTGTGGAAGCCAAAACGAGAAATTTAAACGCTGTAAAATCTGGAGGTAAAAAGCCAGTGAAAGAAATTACGAAGACTGACAATCCAAATCCGGCAAAGAAAGGTATTTTTAAATCTTTATTTTAA
- a CDS encoding LIC_12613 family protein, with amino-acid sequence MTTENIIVRSNRDQGSEKANPKLEVIPSEPILVEIDDDARVATIQFVDGRSYKLQHPGNRKALRWRQESISLTEGLNQDKLLDKFFKFSVKPVDHSFEPTLDNIEPNHVEVWLHIANRFLKWELE; translated from the coding sequence ATGACAACAGAAAATATCATAGTAAGAAGCAACCGAGACCAAGGTTCCGAAAAAGCGAATCCTAAATTAGAAGTGATCCCTTCGGAACCGATCCTCGTGGAAATCGATGACGACGCAAGAGTGGCAACGATTCAATTTGTGGATGGAAGAAGTTATAAACTACAGCATCCAGGGAACCGTAAGGCATTGCGTTGGAGACAGGAATCGATTTCTTTAACAGAAGGATTAAATCAAGATAAACTTTTGGACAAGTTCTTTAAGTTTAGTGTAAAACCGGTTGATCATTCCTTCGAACCTACTTTAGACAACATTGAACCTAACCATGTGGAGGTGTGGTTGCATATCGCAAATCGATTTCTTAAGTGGGAGTTGGAATAA